In Gracilinanus agilis isolate LMUSP501 chromosome 1, AgileGrace, whole genome shotgun sequence, the sequence aaaaatatcttaacaggggcagctgggtagctcagtggattgagagccaggcctagagacgggaggtcctaggttcaaatccggcctcagacacttcccagctgtgtgaccctgggcaagtcacttgacccccattgcctacccttaccactcttccacctataagtcaatacacagaagttaagggtttaaaaaattaaaaaaatatattaaaaaatatcttaacatataactctagtccaactatcaataatatggaattaggtcttgatcaatgatacatgtaaaacccagtggaattgcgcgttGGCTAAGGGGTGttagggggcttgggggagagggaaaaaaacatgaaatatgtaactatgggaaaatattcaaaataaaaacttcaaaaaatataTCTTAACATAGTTCATGTTAGGAATTCCAATCTAGACCAATACActcatttatagataagaaaactaaggcccagggaggttaaatgatttgcctagttAGGTAATAAGACTGAACTAGAATTCAGACCCAGGTTTTTTGATTCCTAATCCAAAGCTCTTTCCAAGACACCATGCTTTTATATAAGTAAGGATTACTGAAAAACAACCCCACCACCCAAAAAATGCCTTCAAAATAGATAGGTATTAAAGATTTCACTCATAAGTTGTCCCAAGAAGAATTTTCCTGCTGCAGAGGGCAGGGTCCTAGGTTTTATGCCTTGATAGGATTCTTCCACTTTAGGTACAGCTACCAGTAATAaacttattgttgttgttcagttatttcagtcatgtctgactctttggaacccatttgagattttcttggcaaagattctagagcagtttaccattttcttttccagttcattttacagatgaagaaactgaggcaaacagggttaagtaacttgcccagggtcccgtAACTAGTAAAATCAAATCTGGGGTCAGATGTGAAGTCAGAGAgctaagttttcctgactccaggcctggtacactatccactgtgccacataggtGCCCCATTATCAATCAGCAAATATCAAAGAAGGCCTGGAGGACTATACACAAATGGAACTTTTCTACTTACCATGTATATAGGTCAGAATTACTCAGTTTTCTATCTAAAATTCTCATATACTTGAACAAAAATGTTTGTAATTTTGGCAAACATTGAAAAAATTCCTATATGTATAATActatcaataaaaattcatttataagcACCTATTTACTACATGTTAGGCATTgtggaaatataaaaaatgaaataattccttttgTCTAGGAGCTTACATAGTATCAGAGGAGacatcacacatacacatatcaaTATATACAGAATACATACACAATGAATGTAAGGGGGTTAGAGAAGAAGGGCATAGCAGGTGGGGGATCAGAAAATTCTGTGTGGAGAAAATGATGCTTAAGCTGCATCTCGTAGGAAATAAGGGATTTTGCAAACTGGAGATGAAGAGGAAGTTCAGTTTAGGCATAGACCATATATAGCCAGTGCAAAGGTGCAAATATGGGAAATGGAATGCCACATGTGATGATCACCAAATAGGTTTATTTGTGACTCTAGACTGGAGTTTGGAAAAGGGAGTAATACATGACAAGGTTGGGAAGATGGGTTGAGGCCAGATTGTAACAGGCTTTAAAagacagaggaatttatatttgacaCGGGAAACAAGAAGAAATCACTAAAATTTATTGAGTTATTGGGTAATGGtgagacctgtactttaggaaaataactgGTAATTGTGTAGAGGGTGGATTGGAATGAAGAAAGGTCTTGTAGGCAGGGAGACCCCAAGTAGAAGTTTGTTGAAATAGTTTAGGCAAGAGTTGATGAGAGATTGAACTGAAGTGGTAGTTTATATGACTATCAAGAAGTTTGGGGTAGGAAGAGTAAAGAACTAGGGTTAACCTGAAGCTACAAATCTTGAAGACTAGAAGAACGGTGGCATCTTTAAAGGACATAAGGAGGTTTGGTAGAGGAGTGGGTTTGGGGAGAAAATATAATGAGTTTTGCTTTGGATATATTTAATGGAACTGACTTACAAAATGATCTGTCTGAAGGCTGAGGGAAAGTTTTCAGAGATTAGCTGCATGTGCTTCTGGGAAATATAATCCAGCACAGATTCTTCCAGGGATTATTGAAACAAACTGTAGAGAATAgatttttgggttttgtttttttttagttggtgAATATTTATTTGCACCTCCTTGGtgttaagagaaaaaatatttctactgACTACTTGTGATAGGTAAATGATGCCGAATAACACTAACACCAACCAGAGATTACAGAGGTTAAGACTAGTATTTTATTATGCATAAATACAGACTCAGAGTTTAGAAATGATAACTCTGAACTCCAGTTAGAGTTGTAACAAAGCTTATATAGTTTTCAATTACATGAGAgacagaaataatttttgttttgtatccttCACAAGGGAGACAGAATCTCACACATTAACCTGAGAAGAAGCAACAAAGTTTTATACAGATAAACTTAAGGGAATTACTTTTCAAGGTTAGTTGGATGAGATTTACCCTTTGAGTTTATATTCACAAAGGGTTAATTGAGAGGAGATTTATATGTCAAAAGATAACCATGAAGTCAGAGCATGTTGTGATCTTCCCATAAACAAAGCAAATCAAATTACTCTAGGAAACCAGGTCTCTCTTTTGACTTCTTATTTcatgaatgtctgatagaatttaccAAATTTTAACTTCCCAGGGGACAAGTTTCAGCAAGCCAAACAACTTTCTAAATAGGAGAGGTAGCCCTGAATCCCAAATAATAAAGATTaataagaggaaacaaaatttttTCTTATGACACTGGTTTCTTCCCATTAGGGGAGGAACTCGGGAAAAGACAGAATTGGATATCAATTGGGGGTtgtcagagagaaggaaagaagctgAGTGTGAACTTCACGTGGAAGTTGAGAGCTAGCAACTTGAGGAATTTTGCCATGCAAGTCAGGAGACTGAGCAGCCTGTGGACCTAAGCCCAAGGtgcatttttacttttattttcagtgATCAAAATGGGACAGTTGATATCCTTAAGCAGTGGATGTCTTGATTTAGTCATCATTACTGACACTCTATCCTGTAGAATGGATGTCAACCTGAATCATACTCTCTGCTTTCCCCTTCCCTATCTGCCAGAGTAAAGCTGAGCTGATTCCTAAAGTCATTCCGTTTTTTAAACATACCCTTCTAATTTCTGTTTAAATAattggattttttgttgttgctttcttAGATAAAGTCTGAATGATCTTACTGCTTTTGACATGGATCAAACTTTATTTTGGAGCCTACCTCACAAAAGAATGAAGTCAGTGAAAGTCTGGGATTGGTAtagatattcaaaagaaaaagactcAGGTTTGAGCTTGGCTTTAAAATGTTATACTTTTCTCCTGGTTAGGGGCTaaaccaaatgaaaaataattttatagtttttatttttactaattaattCTCACAAACTCCCCAATAGTAGAGAAAGATTAAGACATGAATCTGGAACCTCGGTAATACAGTGAGGCAGGAGTGAACAAATTTAAGTGGTTGAAAGAGGCTTGATAAAAGCAGAATGCTCTAATTCGGGGTAAATAACCTTATATAGTTTTATCTCCCCTCCCATTCTCCTCTTGAAGGCAGTTTAATGGACTCAATCTATTTCTGAGTGAGGGATTACATCTAATATGAAATGTGCAATAATCAGTAATTCCTACTGAATCTCAAGAAAGGGTCTAGAGCTGGATTATTACCTAGATAGAGATAATCAAAACCATGGGAGCTAATGATGTCACTAAATTagagagtaaagaaagaaaagataacacCCTGGACAGACCCTTAAGGAAAATCCATAGTTAGAAAGTGAGTCTAATGGTGAACTTTGAATGGAGTTGGAGAAGGAGCTGTCAGACTGGTTGCAGAAGAACTAGGAATgagtagtgtcatgaaaaccgAGAGAATAGATTTTCCAGGAGGTGGTCAACAATTTCACATGCACCAAGGACTAAGTCAAGAAGTATGGGAACTGAGAAAAGAATATCAGATTTAGACAGCTGGTAATTTTGAAAAAAGGCAGTTAACAATATGGCCTTTTATAAATagttgttgaataaatgaatcctGTCACTGGGATTTACATGTCATATAAAACTAGGATGAAAGGAATTATAGAAAGTATCTaatagctaattttacagataggaaaaacAAAGCCCAgattgattaaatgacttgcctaatgtcacagtGGTCATAAATGACAGaacctaatttttaaatttaaatgtaatgtTCTTTACATTATATCATGAAGTCTCTCTCAAAAtgatttgtaaaacatttttttcagaaatagaagaaagttAATCTTGTATATTACAGAACTTTTTAAAAGGTACTAGTGTATGCAATAAAGGGAAGGAATTGTTTCACTTGTATCTTTATATTCTTCCTACTAATCTTAGTGCCTTGTACATAAAAGCTActggaaaaaattttttgaattagTTTGCAAGTCCTGAAAGtggcagaaaagaaaattagtttaTTCGCTTCAAAGATTGGTGAATTCAGTAAAGAAAGGATGGAAGTGAGTTAGTGCTTTATGGCTTTCAGTCTCCAAGGTCTAAATATACCTGATAAATCAATCAGTATTCCACACTTCCACTCTAGGATGGTGAAGCAAGAGCAGCTTTTATTATTCTGAACACCAGAGGGCATGAGGGCCACCTGTGACAAGGGAACACGCACGCGCGTGCGTAAATCTTCCCAATGCTCCCCACCTCGCTCTTCGcggcttccttcctccccccacctcttCTACCTTATTCCCGTAATGCTCAGCGGCTCCAGATGATAGTAGCTAGTTTAGCTAGAAGGTGTTTGCGTCATCACCGAGCGCCCGCGCCACCTAGTACTACCCCAGCAAGGTCGCCTGGTAGCTGAGGAAAGGACTTGGTGTCTCCGTGGGTCACTGTGGTTTGGTCCCGTTTGTTTTAGGCTTCGAGATCAGAGATGACGGGGTACACGCCCGACGAGAAGCTGCGGCTGGACCAGCTGCGCGCCTTGAGAAGGCAGTGGCTGAAGGACCAGGAACTGAGCCCTCGAGAGCCTGTCCTGCCCCCAGAGAAGGCATTTTCGGGCTTCTGGCATAGGTTCCTGCAGAAGGACTCAGTCTGGAGGAGATTTGTGAGTGATAATGACCCCGACCCCTTTTAGCCCCTAGGACACTCTCCCTtccggtttaaaaaaaaaaagggaggggcaaCTCCCAAAGCCCCTAACTCTTCTGAAGGTACGACCCAGAAGTATTTCCTCTTAGTAACTATTCATTAAGCACTTCCCATGTACCAGGAATAGTGCTCAGCACTGGGTGCAAGAAGCCCCCAGTCTAacgggagagagagagcatgcaAATAACTACGTACAAACAAGCAATATACAAGagaaattgaaaattatcaagTCGATAATGGAATGACAGGGACATTTTTGAGGTTTCCAACCTCCctgattctcatttctttttgtaaagcctgcttcagtttcttctgtaaaatggggataatagtacccACAttcatggttgttgtgaggataaaataatatagaaCGCTTCTCAAAACTTAAAGTATTACATaagtaataatattattaaagtgAGTATAGTAATCCCTTCTCAGGATAGTATATgggggttcatatctgacctcagacacttactggttgtggccctgggcatacttaacccccattgctcttctgctttggaacctgtacacagtattgattccaagatggaagataaggtgaagggtttttttaaaggtacTTTACGGTAAAACTTAAAGGGCTGTATAAAGTGTTCATTATCATTGTTAGTAAAGACCCTCTCCCAAAACAGTTTCCTCTGGGCCACTAATCAAAGACCCCAGATAACAAATTGTGGGAAAACTTTTCCCCTCTATCCTCTCTTCtctggcagctgggtagctcagtggattgagagtcaggcctagagacaggaggtcctgggttcaaatctggcctcagacacttcccagctgtgtgaccctgggcaagtcacttgaccccattgcccacccttaccactcttccacctaggaaacaatacacagaagttaagggtttaaaaaataaataaataaaaaggaaatctatcctctcttctctcactACTATATTCTGCTGGGTCTCTTTTAGACATCTagtggttttttggtttgtttttttttctgggctgGACAACCCTCACCTCATGAGAGAAAaccattcattttccttttgaatttccaAGAATGTAAGGGCCTCTCCTGACATTTTTTGGGGCAAGACTATATATGTGgtatgttttaagaaaaaaacagtgCCTTGGGAGGCAGGGGAggaagctgggtagctaagtggtttgagagccagccctagaatttgggctcagacacttcttacttgtgtgaccctggataagtcacttataactcccattgtctagccgttaccactcttctgccttagaactgatacaaagtattgattctaacctggaaggtaaggatttaaaaaaaaaaagaaagaaaagcaatgccCTGATTTATTTATGCTACTAGAATAAGGAGACTCTCTCTCAGATGCCCTCCATCTTAACCAGCTCTTGCCTTGCCTACAcctgacaaaaagcaaaatttgaatGTCATTGGCTGAGAGAACAGCCTTTAAATTGTCAATGTGTCCATTGTAACCTCTTCTACTTGACATATTACTAGAAATGCCAAACATAGAATTAAGACAGGAATAAAACCAAGGAAATGTCCATaagtaaagaagaaacaaagttatcCCTCTTTGTGGATGACCTTAGTgtacttaaaaaaccctaaagagtaaaaacaaaaaaattatttcaaatattagCAGATtttcaggaaataaaataaatccataaaaatgatcaacatttctatataatgcCATTAAAACCTACCTGGAAGagataaattccatttagaaTTATTATAGACTGTATAGAATACTTGAGAGTCTTCAAGATATACACAAGAACTACATAAATAGAACCATGAGTAACTATAAataatgttataattaaaaatgatgagggccgagatcaaaagggagaatagtattttaataaaagccatgctgatagagataaactgaccactcGCCTGTaagaaaacctattccaacctcacctcagccatttaccttcctctctcctccagctcaggtaactaaagagaaagttccaagtcactaccccctacttaaaacagtccctcacctttagtacggtcatccaaaacaggaaacccatgaaaaccattggaccacaggaaatgtagttttaaggacccccacaggtccacagaagtttgtcaaacactatattgaggttcgatccttccaaatagaaccccaggtgattttaactaacacaataaatacttaaataattggaaaaatactaattgctTATAGGTAGGATAAGTCaatagaaagaaatgacaatGCTACAgctaaatgtatttatttattcaccaCTATGCCAATGAGGAATCAACGGATTACtttataaactagaaaaaaatgacagaattaacatggagaagaaaaaaaggtcacAAACCTCAAGAGAAATGGGAACAAAAAAGGTCTAGCAATGCTAAATCTCAAATATActcaaaatagttattaaaagtTTGGAATTGTTAAAAATATTGACGAGTGGAACAATTTAGGTTTACAGCACAACAGAAAATGTAATATTCTACTATCCAACTAACACAAAGATTCTAGTTACACACTTTTTGAttaaaactgctaggaaaattggacaACCGAAAGAAATTAGATTAGAGCAGCACTTTTAACTTAATACCAAGTTAAGCTCGAAATGAATAtgtgacctagatataaaaggccacattacaaagaaagaaatctggAATAAATTACCTATAATATCGATGGGAGGAaaaaagttcatgaccaaacaagaaatagagggaacacagaatagaaaTGATCAAATCAAAATTCATAAAGCTTAGCACACTGGCACATTCATTGTAGGCAAACTAAAGCAAACAtgttaagttacttacccagggttacacagatagtgtctgagacaagattttaaCTGGTCTTTCTGCTCTATAAGCTTTGCCATCCTTTGCCTTTGGAGTCAGTCTAGCAGTGTGCTTGGGAACTTCCTCAGGGCAGGaggtggtttttgttgttgttgggtttttttgcatttgtattcccagtacttagcgtgacacctggcacacagtaggtgctttaataaatacttgttctagGATCctaggaatacagagaaagacaagTTATAGTCCCTACTGTAACAAACTGAACAaaaccctcaaggagctcacattctcatGGGGAAGATAGCATGTAAATAACTTGGTATGTACAAGACTTGTACAGGGCAGGCCAAAGGTAGTGTTAGAAGGAATAACATTAGCCACTAGAGGAAATGGAAAGATTCCCTACCGAaagagatttgagctgagtcttacaGAAAAGCAGAGAAGCTAAGAGAAAGAGTGAAGAAAGAGAACTTTCTACACGTTGGGGAATGGCCAATGCAAAGTCACGGGAGATTTTTCATGTGTGAAGAACAGCTAGCAAATGTGTAGCTGGGTCTTATAGGGCATGGACAGGAATCAAGTGTAGGAAGATTAAAAAGGTAGGAAGAGCTTTTAAATTCCAagtagaggaatttatatttaattctgaaGATCATAGGGAGCCAGGTAGGTGCTTCCTATGGGTAGGGAAGTAAAAGCTTCCAGcttactatttggaaaaataattttggcagctCAATGGAGGTtgaattggagtggggaaagaattgaggcaaagagaccaaATTAGGAACTTATTGCAGTCTTCCAGGAAGGGGTGTGGCTGTGTATAGATAAAAGGGAACGTGTAATAAATGTTGTGAAGGTTGAAATTACAAGATTTAGTAATGGATTGGATGTGTGGGGAGCTATGGAGAATGAAGTATTAATGGTGGTGTCTTCTACAGTCATTGTTAAGTTTGAAAGAGGAGAAATGGTTGTTTTATAGTTTTTGTGATGCCAATCAGGTGTCTAGTTCAAGATGACCAAAAGGAAGCTGATGATATGGTACTATAATTCattagaagaaattgaggcttaaaaGTAGATTATTGAAGGGATAATGGAAAGGTACCAAATACTTCTTAAGCATCTCtcatgtgtcaagcactgtgcaaatcacttaacaaatatttagttTGTCATGACTTTTTAGCCATTCTGCCTAACTCCTAGTATTCACATCTTTCCCTTCTAATTGCCCACATTTGAAAATGACATAGTGAAACATAGTGTCACTGATATCTTGTTAAAATTGAAATATagattcattttttcaaaatgctAGTTTGGATTTTATGATTTCTCTcctgattttaatttttgatagATTAAGTTATAATAAAATTTCAATAAATTTGAAAGGCAACAATAATGAATTGTAAATAAAGGGTAtcttttttctgaagtcataaaTTTAGATCTAAGAgataccttagaaatcatctagtcctttGGTTTCATTCTTCAGGTGATTAAACTAAGAGTTAAAGAGGTAAAAAATTAATTGTCCCCTGATCAGATAGGTAGAGAAAGGTAAAGCCAGGATTTAAACCAAGGTCTTTTAAATACATTGATCGTTATAACACTCCTTATATCGTACCATTTTGCTCAAACCCTCCCACCCTCCATTGTTTagttcctccctttccctctttagaCACTAGACTCATTTTCACAtcttcttcaataatttttatgtaaagaacatcattttattttattaaaaccttGTCAAGGTATCCAGGTAAACCTTCCAtctattcttttctgttttcaagCTGCATGTTAATAGTACAGATATTAAGTCTTCAACCATTCCCTGTTTCCCCATCACTAACCTCCCTGATAGTTCCCTCAAGAATAATTTTGGGTTGAGTAAGTTTATAAAGACAATTCCATGCCTCCCACAGAAGTCATTTTCTGCTGATTCTGCTCATGTAAAATGAGGTGCTACCATCTTGCTGGGAGTTACTCAGCCCCAGACAAAATGTAaagggagccatgcctctatatgattttttggggtcctgagtggcgtggtggcataggatggttaaggcaggagaaagaaaatgagaacaactagactagtggttagcccatgctgttccaaattctgcGGGCTTAGGAGTTTAtcatatactgatttcaagcaaagaacacaaaaagggTCACTGTTGTAAgggggtaataaatcacacataatccattgaagtctaaagaataaaggtgcaaagacaaatggtcacaTTCCAACCACCAACTTaataggggataattctgggagaggaaataccccatggagatgctcactagtcaaatcctaaaggagccagttctaatctgaatatgcactcttatctaagtaacatttgttaggattcaggcttctcaattatcaagaaaaggaatcattaactcagtagatgctggtctgccacttcaaagctctccaataagaattctaagaaaggtggggatcaaagactgagtcaaaagaggagcctcagatttttatcttagatggcccattctatctgcatctgacatgcagtgcagaaaaatcatacacacagttttacttgccgatgattttgtaatgggatccagataaaatatctgttacagactgtttctctaaatgactcctaatagcctcttggagggatcaagttgattttggattaacctacctgttggtaccagagctttttgggaCTCAgatgaccaggaccaaacacaaagactgcctcagtctggattggtcacgtagggaatccagataataggCCCTAAATTTGGATCCTTTTTCTCCAATGGTTTTAATAcatcgaacggcttcccacaaaAATGTTTTTCTCGTTTTAAAGATTCAGTGTTGTTTTCCTCATGTTAAGAAGTATAGGATAAATGGTGTTAAACTAACCCTACCTTTGGAATTTTAAATTGACGAGTCTGTGGGTTAACTTAACCAACTAGAGATTTCTGTTAAACAAAACTTCcataatttatatgtaaaacCTTTGACTTTATCAGAGTTGTGTAGTAATATACCTCTGCTTagataacactttaaaaaattgtcttactgttattcttacaaattttttttaatgccccACTTGCTCTGAAATGTGTGTGTGGTTCTCCCTTAACAGATTCTGTCTTAGGTAGAGATCTTAGGCCAGGGTTTTGGAGGAGGGAAAAATACGTATAAATGTCTTATAGAGGTTTAGAAAAtacatggtatatatatatatatatatagtgttattACAGTGAATTCACTTAGTATGTGTGCtccaaacactttttttttgttttattttcaggcTTATAAGGCATATGGAAGTGGAatgtttctttttgttaatttgcTTATACCAGCCTGGATTGTTCATTATTATGTCAAATACCATGTAGAAGTAAGTATTTTTAGTAAATATTGTTTGGGGttatatgtttattttgttgtaaaataataaaa encodes:
- the NDUFB6 gene encoding NADH dehydrogenase [ubiquinone] 1 beta subcomplex subunit 6 isoform X3 → MTGYTPDEKLRLDQLRALRRQWLKDQELSPREPVLPPEKAFSGFWHRFLQKDSVWRRFTRPYGIVETKPKIFPGDTILETGEVIPPMKEHDTHNHH
- the NDUFB6 gene encoding NADH dehydrogenase [ubiquinone] 1 beta subcomplex subunit 6 isoform X1 gives rise to the protein MTGYTPDEKLRLDQLRALRRQWLKDQELSPREPVLPPEKAFSGFWHRFLQKDSVWRRFAYKAYGSGMFLFVNLLIPAWIVHYYVKYHVETRPYGIVETKPKIFPGDTILETGEVIPPMKEHDTHNHH
- the NDUFB6 gene encoding NADH dehydrogenase [ubiquinone] 1 beta subcomplex subunit 6 isoform X2 is translated as MTGYTPDEKLRLDQLRALRRQWLKDQELSPREPVLPPEKAFSGFWHRFLQKDSVWRRFAYKAYGSGMFLFVNLLIPAWIVHYYVKYHVEGDTILETGEVIPPMKEHDTHNHH